One part of the Sphingobium yanoikuyae genome encodes these proteins:
- a CDS encoding BrnT family toxin: MRFSWHPAKAESNLKKHGVSFAIATRAFTDRFALSDQDRIEGGERRWQTLGLVEGHLLLLVAHTVVEQDDDGEYVEIIHIISARKADRTERRRYEEERR, translated from the coding sequence ATGCGCTTCTCCTGGCATCCGGCCAAAGCCGAGAGCAATCTGAAGAAGCACGGCGTCAGCTTTGCGATCGCTACTCGTGCGTTCACAGATCGTTTCGCGCTGAGCGATCAGGATCGGATCGAAGGTGGCGAGCGACGATGGCAAACCTTGGGCCTCGTGGAAGGGCATCTGCTCCTCCTCGTGGCCCACACTGTCGTCGAGCAAGACGATGACGGCGAGTATGTGGAGATCATTCATATCATTTCGGCTCGAAAGGCCGATCGAACGGAAAGGCGACGTTATGAAGAAGAAAGACGCTGA
- a CDS encoding recombinase family protein, which translates to MLIGYMRVSSTDDRQSVDLQRDALIAAGVDSRHLYSDKASGAREDRASLRACLEYLAAGDTLVVWKLDRLGRSLPHLLSILTDLRERDVSFRSLTEQMDTGTPHGELLFSLFGALAQYERALTRERIMAGLAAARRRGRYGGCPRTIDAEKLDQITAALAGGASKSSISRTFNVPRSTLADTLARAGWLKPPRLA; encoded by the coding sequence ATGCTTATAGGCTACATGCGCGTCTCTTCCACAGATGACCGGCAATCGGTCGATCTTCAGCGCGATGCGCTGATCGCAGCCGGCGTCGATAGCCGGCATCTCTATTCCGACAAGGCATCCGGCGCTCGCGAGGACCGGGCGAGCCTGCGGGCCTGCCTCGAATATCTCGCAGCCGGCGATACGCTGGTCGTGTGGAAACTGGATCGGCTCGGCCGCTCCCTGCCGCATTTGCTGTCGATCCTGACCGATCTCAGGGAGCGTGACGTGTCATTCCGGTCATTGACCGAGCAGATGGACACGGGAACGCCGCATGGCGAGCTGCTGTTTTCGCTGTTCGGCGCGCTGGCCCAGTATGAACGGGCATTGACGCGCGAGCGCATCATGGCAGGCCTTGCGGCCGCCAGACGGCGCGGGCGCTACGGTGGCTGCCCGCGAACGATCGATGCGGAAAAGCTCGATCAGATCACCGCCGCCCTTGCCGGTGGCGCTAGCAAGTCGTCGATCAGCCGCACGTTCAACGTGCCCCGATCGACCCTCGCAGATACGCTCGCGCGGGCCGGATGGCTCAAACCGCCGCGCCTTGCGTAA
- a CDS encoding DUF2147 domain-containing protein, which translates to MRFSFVLAAMLLLAASASVEAQRASFGVWKNPQDSVHVRAQPCGSRMCGVVVWASDKAKADARRGGTNDLVGLILFRDFVPEKKGVWRGSVFVPDIGQTFSGTITTLDDRRMEGKGCLTGRIMCKSQIWTKVN; encoded by the coding sequence ATGAGGTTCAGTTTCGTATTGGCAGCCATGCTGCTACTTGCAGCATCTGCGTCCGTCGAGGCACAGCGCGCTTCTTTCGGAGTGTGGAAGAATCCGCAGGACAGCGTACATGTGCGAGCCCAGCCGTGCGGAAGCAGAATGTGCGGGGTCGTGGTCTGGGCAAGTGACAAAGCCAAGGCGGATGCGCGGCGCGGCGGGACAAACGATCTGGTAGGTCTGATCCTGTTTCGCGATTTTGTTCCTGAAAAGAAGGGCGTGTGGCGCGGCAGTGTTTTTGTACCCGACATCGGCCAAACCTTCTCTGGAACAATCACCACGCTCGACGATCGGCGGATGGAGGGAAAGGGGTGCCTGACAGGGCGGATCATGTGCAAATCGCAGATATGGACGAAAGTGAACTGA
- a CDS encoding GMC family oxidoreductase, with protein sequence MLRFGADGNHIIGGGSAGCVMANRLSADSDKAVCLIEAGPRDRNPFIHMPLGVGVIARTGWVNWNCETEVEPHLNNRRLYWPRGKTLGGSSSINAMVYIRGDRADYEGWGAAAGADWDWPRMRELFIALENNQAIHDEHHGNAGPLCVSNLGRVNPLTEDFVEAGVELHYPRNPDFNGVSQEGFGVYQVTQKDGQRFSTARAFLDPARSRKNLAIETNGLVERILFKDRRAIGVRVGGRDLLLRPGGEVILSAGAVNSPQILMLSGVGSASELRQHGIEIVLDAPEVGANLADHLDYTAVATTADREGFGVAPSFLPRAIRGAWSYFLHHEGELTSNASEGGAFLKSDAGRERPNFQFHFLPAILRDHGRKTAFGYGMTVHVCDLLPKSRGRIGLKIADPTAHPRIEGNYLSHPDDVGVLLNGAKLARKLLHAPALARHLREEVRPGPAVQTDEALIDDIRARAETIYHPVGTCRMGSDSASVVDPAARVRGIDGLRVVDASIMPSIVSGNTNAPTMAIAENVAQMMIRP encoded by the coding sequence ATGTTACGGTTCGGCGCTGACGGAAACCACATCATTGGCGGCGGCTCGGCCGGCTGCGTCATGGCCAACCGCCTTTCTGCTGATTCGGATAAAGCTGTCTGCCTCATCGAGGCGGGGCCGCGCGATCGCAATCCCTTCATTCACATGCCGCTTGGCGTCGGCGTCATTGCCCGCACGGGATGGGTGAACTGGAACTGTGAGACCGAAGTCGAGCCTCACCTTAACAACCGGCGGCTCTATTGGCCGCGCGGCAAGACGCTGGGTGGCAGCAGCTCGATCAATGCAATGGTCTACATTCGCGGCGATCGGGCGGACTATGAGGGCTGGGGGGCGGCCGCCGGAGCTGACTGGGACTGGCCGCGCATGCGCGAGCTTTTTATCGCGCTCGAAAACAATCAGGCTATCCACGACGAGCATCATGGCAATGCCGGGCCACTTTGCGTCTCCAATCTTGGGCGAGTGAACCCACTTACGGAAGACTTCGTCGAAGCTGGGGTGGAACTGCACTACCCGCGAAATCCCGACTTCAATGGCGTGAGCCAGGAAGGCTTTGGTGTCTATCAGGTGACCCAGAAAGACGGGCAACGGTTCAGCACGGCGCGAGCGTTTCTCGATCCGGCTCGCTCGCGCAAGAATCTCGCCATCGAAACGAACGGCCTCGTCGAACGGATACTGTTCAAGGACCGTCGCGCCATCGGGGTCCGCGTCGGCGGCCGGGACCTGCTGCTGCGCCCCGGTGGAGAGGTGATCCTTTCGGCTGGCGCGGTCAATTCGCCGCAGATTCTGATGCTGTCGGGCGTCGGCTCGGCGAGCGAACTCAGGCAGCATGGCATAGAGATCGTTCTGGATGCGCCCGAAGTCGGAGCCAATCTCGCCGATCACCTCGACTATACGGCTGTGGCAACCACGGCCGATCGCGAAGGATTTGGGGTGGCGCCCAGTTTCCTGCCTCGTGCGATACGCGGCGCATGGAGCTATTTCCTTCATCATGAAGGCGAATTGACGTCAAATGCCTCGGAGGGCGGCGCTTTCCTCAAATCCGACGCCGGCCGGGAGCGGCCCAATTTTCAATTCCATTTCCTGCCGGCGATCCTGCGTGACCATGGCCGCAAGACAGCCTTCGGCTACGGAATGACCGTGCATGTCTGCGACCTTCTACCGAAGAGCCGCGGCAGGATCGGGCTCAAGATCGCCGATCCCACGGCTCATCCGCGCATAGAGGGCAATTATCTCAGTCATCCCGATGATGTGGGCGTCTTGCTGAATGGCGCGAAGCTAGCCCGCAAGCTCCTTCATGCGCCGGCGCTCGCCCGTCACTTGCGCGAGGAGGTGCGACCGGGACCCGCGGTCCAGACCGACGAGGCTCTGATCGACGACATCCGCGCGCGCGCTGAAACAATCTATCATCCGGTAGGAACATGCCGCATGGGCAGTGACTCGGCATCCGTGGTCGATCCGGCAGCCCGTGTACGTGGCATTGACGGTTTGCGCGTGGTCGATGCATCGATCATGCCGTCGATCGTGTCGGGCAACACTAACGCGCCTACCATGGCGATCGCGGAAAATGTCGCGCAAATGATGATCCGGCCTTGA
- a CDS encoding SMI1/KNR4 family protein — protein sequence MTFQFDPSFDAESLHMPGDSLIELDQIESSLRILLPSELRDLFIEFGSAIVFNKDVEFPAEKCAYSEDSGRIGVSVIYGPADGSLGIIRINEQLSMQIPKTSVVFAEVGLGNMLLIDRIDGKISVWLHDEALPSRAITPVYDSFHDFIDALVAFDPPPLPSLKELGLDLKAMGIEEE from the coding sequence ATGACCTTTCAGTTTGATCCATCATTCGATGCAGAATCACTCCACATGCCGGGAGATTCTTTGATCGAATTAGACCAGATAGAGAGTTCATTAAGGATATTGCTGCCCTCTGAGCTTCGTGATTTATTTATTGAATTCGGATCAGCGATAGTTTTCAATAAGGATGTTGAATTTCCTGCGGAAAAATGCGCCTATTCCGAAGATTCAGGAAGAATTGGCGTTTCAGTTATATATGGCCCTGCTGACGGAAGCTTAGGAATAATTCGCATAAACGAACAATTATCCATGCAGATTCCAAAAACATCTGTGGTTTTTGCGGAAGTCGGTCTGGGTAATATGCTGTTAATTGACAGAATTGATGGAAAGATATCCGTATGGCTGCACGATGAAGCTCTGCCTTCTAGGGCGATAACCCCCGTATACGACAGCTTTCATGACTTTATCGATGCACTGGTAGCCTTCGATCCTCCTCCCCTGCCCAGTTTAAAGGAATTGGGATTGGACTTGAAAGCGATGGGGATAGAAGAGGAGTAG
- a CDS encoding MFS transporter: MLIGAGLAERVIGHRVGLAAFGTAAVMGATMLWIGLAPIGLAIVAVAFILGGGANSIHNVAVRTLFQSECPPADHDKVAAIYGAVTRTAVIGGYVAGGFFFVPNDAPTAYLVGGLLGVVAGLVGWRIFNRRWSAAPIKASTRQD, translated from the coding sequence ATGTTGATCGGCGCTGGGCTGGCCGAAAGGGTTATTGGCCATAGGGTCGGACTGGCGGCGTTCGGCACGGCCGCTGTCATGGGCGCGACCATGCTGTGGATCGGCCTTGCGCCGATCGGGCTGGCAATCGTTGCCGTCGCCTTCATCCTAGGCGGCGGCGCAAACAGCATCCACAACGTCGCTGTCCGAACCTTGTTCCAGTCGGAATGCCCGCCCGCCGATCATGACAAGGTCGCCGCGATCTATGGTGCGGTGACACGCACCGCCGTAATCGGCGGCTATGTTGCTGGCGGCTTCTTTTTTGTGCCGAATGATGCGCCAACCGCCTATCTCGTGGGCGGCCTGCTGGGCGTTGTCGCGGGCTTAGTCGGATGGCGGATATTCAATCGTAGATGGAGCGCAGCACCAATCAAAGCATCGACGCGCCAAGATTGA
- a CDS encoding MFS transporter — MEMVRSLGMLAGPVAGGVLVGWIGSRNALLADAASYALLALVVMASRLRRKPQRDDQEEETLFADYLPLLRNRRLMVVTGALSLEVFATAIADVAFVFLVMVTLGAGRPRLEC, encoded by the coding sequence ATGGAAATGGTTCGCAGCCTTGGAATGCTCGCTGGTCCAGTCGCTGGGGGCGTACTGGTGGGATGGATCGGATCGCGCAATGCGCTTTTAGCCGATGCCGCCAGTTATGCCCTTTTGGCCCTCGTCGTGATGGCGAGCAGGCTTCGCCGCAAGCCACAACGGGACGATCAGGAGGAAGAGACCCTGTTCGCGGACTACCTGCCGCTGCTCCGCAATCGACGGTTGATGGTGGTTACGGGTGCGCTCAGCCTCGAAGTGTTTGCGACCGCCATAGCCGACGTTGCTTTCGTGTTTCTCGTGATGGTGACGCTGGGAGCGGGCCGACCGCGTTTGGAATGCTGA
- a CDS encoding Dyp-type peroxidase — MTILQKLKERFSRDSVTLDLHDIQALILRSRPEPYVGIHAMLHFDEAEGARALLGRLAPHIASADNWNEDLDFWIGAALSFEGLKALGVPEAQLKTFPLPFQQGMAARSEQLRDFGPNAPENWEDVFKPGNCHLALTIYAVDDAALDKALATARTELDQSSGVTLIGEHRFGAPDGAKNPFGFRDSISQPAVEGSGVDPLPGEERAIKAGEFILGYESENGQPLGMPEPAALGKNGTFVVLRKYNSRVGCFNAFLKAHGETAEDRERLAAKMFGRWRSGAPLTLSPDHDDPDLGADPQRNNDFNFKDDPKGRVVPLGCHMRRLNPRDSELTLLTDVNIHRIIRRSSTFGPVYSEDVAPKDDAKGDRGLFFIFISARAYDTIEFMQQEWINRGNFVDLGEERDPIVGLHEEDGRFTIPQAPARKRIDGVQTFNVMKGGEYLFMPSLSALKWLAEQR, encoded by the coding sequence ATGACGATCCTTCAAAAGCTGAAAGAGCGCTTCTCGAGGGACAGCGTTACGCTCGACCTGCACGATATCCAGGCGCTGATCCTGCGAAGCCGGCCGGAGCCCTATGTCGGCATCCATGCGATGCTCCATTTCGACGAGGCCGAGGGCGCGCGCGCTTTGCTGGGCCGGCTCGCGCCCCATATCGCATCCGCCGACAACTGGAACGAGGATCTCGATTTCTGGATAGGCGCTGCACTCAGCTTCGAGGGACTGAAGGCGCTCGGCGTTCCTGAAGCGCAGCTCAAGACATTCCCGCTCCCCTTTCAGCAGGGCATGGCGGCGCGCTCGGAGCAGCTCCGCGACTTCGGACCCAACGCGCCGGAAAACTGGGAGGACGTGTTCAAGCCGGGCAACTGCCATCTCGCGCTGACCATCTACGCGGTCGACGATGCGGCGCTCGACAAGGCGCTGGCGACCGCGCGAACCGAACTCGACCAGAGCAGCGGCGTCACCTTGATCGGCGAGCATCGCTTCGGCGCGCCGGACGGCGCGAAAAACCCGTTCGGCTTCCGGGATTCGATCTCCCAGCCCGCCGTCGAAGGCAGCGGCGTCGATCCGCTGCCCGGCGAGGAACGCGCGATCAAGGCGGGCGAGTTCATCCTTGGATACGAGAGCGAGAACGGCCAGCCGCTCGGCATGCCTGAACCTGCGGCGCTGGGAAAGAACGGCACCTTCGTCGTCCTGCGCAAGTACAACAGCCGGGTCGGCTGCTTCAACGCCTTCCTCAAGGCCCATGGCGAGACGGCGGAGGACCGCGAACGTCTTGCCGCCAAGATGTTCGGTCGCTGGCGGTCAGGCGCTCCACTGACGTTGTCGCCGGATCATGACGACCCGGACCTCGGCGCCGATCCGCAGCGCAACAACGACTTCAATTTCAAGGACGACCCCAAAGGCCGCGTCGTGCCGCTCGGCTGTCATATGCGCCGGCTCAATCCCCGCGATTCCGAGCTGACACTGCTCACCGACGTCAACATTCACCGCATCATCCGCCGTTCCTCGACCTTCGGGCCGGTTTATTCCGAGGATGTGGCGCCGAAAGACGATGCCAAAGGCGATCGCGGCCTGTTCTTCATCTTCATAAGCGCGCGCGCTTACGACACGATCGAGTTCATGCAGCAGGAATGGATCAACCGCGGCAATTTCGTCGACCTCGGCGAGGAGCGCGATCCAATCGTTGGTCTGCATGAGGAGGACGGCCGGTTCACGATCCCGCAGGCGCCTGCGCGCAAGCGCATCGACGGTGTGCAGACCTTCAATGTCATGAAGGGAGGCGAATATCTGTTCATGCCAAGCCTATCGGCGCTTAAGTGGTTGGCAGAACAACGCTAA
- a CDS encoding catalase family protein, which produces MAETYIPYSTSVEVLGEDEERLTAEILEIMASTNRKAFERHRHAVRDAHAKSHGFLKGELVVPELPEHLRQGLFARPATYPVVIRLSSAPGDIHSDTIPAPRGMAIKVIGVEGERLLPDDQGRNQDFLLVNIPVLSFGTIGKYRQLIGLLEKNAQNPAFLQRAMAGVARGVEAAVEAVGVEPGATLRGLARDNDHLLGETYHSMAAIRFGDHIAKISAAPLSDNVRALTGKDVGTVEDSTMRDLVVEHFRDQGAEYQLRAQLCADLDKMPVEDAAVLWPEELSPHQPIATLRIPPQDAYSPARRVYGDDVLSFNPWHGIREHQPLGSIMRVRIAAYERSTRYRHEMNAQPRVEPTNIDAIPD; this is translated from the coding sequence TTGGCTGAGACCTATATCCCCTACTCCACCAGCGTCGAAGTGCTCGGCGAAGACGAGGAGCGGCTCACCGCCGAAATCCTCGAAATCATGGCGAGCACCAACCGCAAGGCGTTCGAGCGCCATCGGCATGCGGTGCGCGACGCCCATGCCAAGAGCCACGGGTTCCTGAAGGGCGAACTCGTCGTCCCGGAACTGCCGGAGCATCTGCGCCAGGGGCTTTTCGCTCGCCCGGCCACCTATCCCGTGGTGATCCGCCTCTCATCAGCGCCCGGAGATATCCACTCGGACACCATCCCCGCCCCACGCGGCATGGCGATCAAGGTCATCGGCGTGGAGGGAGAGCGGCTTCTGCCCGACGACCAGGGCCGCAATCAGGATTTCCTGCTGGTCAACATACCGGTCTTGAGCTTCGGCACGATCGGCAAATATCGCCAGCTCATTGGCCTTCTGGAGAAGAATGCGCAGAACCCCGCCTTCCTCCAACGCGCCATGGCCGGGGTGGCGCGTGGCGTGGAAGCCGCGGTCGAAGCGGTCGGCGTCGAGCCCGGCGCGACGCTGCGCGGGCTCGCGCGCGACAACGACCATCTGCTCGGCGAGACCTATCACTCGATGGCGGCGATCCGCTTTGGCGATCACATCGCCAAGATCAGCGCCGCGCCGCTTTCCGACAATGTCCGCGCGCTCACCGGCAAGGACGTCGGCACAGTGGAGGATTCTACGATGCGCGATCTGGTTGTCGAGCATTTCCGCGACCAGGGTGCTGAGTATCAACTGCGCGCCCAACTTTGCGCTGATCTCGACAAGATGCCTGTCGAGGACGCGGCGGTGCTCTGGCCCGAAGAGCTGTCGCCACACCAGCCGATCGCCACGCTGCGCATCCCGCCGCAGGACGCCTATTCGCCGGCGCGGCGGGTCTATGGCGATGACGTGCTGTCGTTCAATCCCTGGCACGGTATCCGCGAGCACCAGCCGCTCGGATCGATCATGCGGGTGCGCATCGCCGCCTATGAGCGATCCACCCGCTACCGCCATGAGATGAACGCGCAGCCGCGTGTCGAGCCGACAAACATCGACGCCATCCCGGACTGA
- a CDS encoding TetR/AcrR family transcriptional regulator gives MRLTRKETQRQTRDKLLAAAHSSIVEEGVAAMSIRNICSAAGHSQGAFYSNFASKDDLLVEILQAHIQDEVVLLRDLVAHCSGDDIEATLQVLAARLAKLADEQHWSLLSIELQLHARRDPAFAERHREGKAACHHLFGELVADLTRRFALRPALPPLQTGIGLYALWMGLAVQGDVEGAIPREQMLVGFFRAMAGLDAPSTRS, from the coding sequence ATGCGCCTCACGCGAAAGGAAACGCAGCGCCAGACGCGGGATAAGCTGCTCGCCGCAGCACATTCGTCCATTGTGGAAGAAGGGGTGGCGGCCATGTCGATCCGCAACATCTGTAGTGCAGCGGGTCATTCGCAGGGGGCCTTCTATTCGAATTTTGCAAGCAAGGACGATCTGCTGGTCGAGATTCTGCAGGCTCATATCCAGGACGAGGTCGTGCTTCTGCGCGATCTGGTCGCCCACTGCTCCGGCGATGATATCGAGGCGACTCTGCAAGTGCTTGCGGCGCGGCTGGCTAAGCTGGCTGACGAACAGCATTGGTCGCTGCTTTCGATCGAATTGCAGCTTCATGCGCGGCGGGACCCCGCGTTCGCTGAACGGCATCGCGAAGGAAAGGCCGCCTGCCACCATTTGTTCGGAGAACTTGTGGCGGATCTGACGCGGCGCTTTGCGCTTCGGCCTGCCTTGCCGCCGCTGCAGACCGGGATCGGCCTCTATGCACTGTGGATGGGACTGGCGGTCCAGGGCGATGTCGAAGGCGCTATTCCCCGAGAGCAAATGCTTGTCGGCTTCTTTCGCGCGATGGCAGGCCTCGATGCGCCATCCACCCGGTCATGA
- a CDS encoding acyl-CoA thioesterase — protein sequence MSLPGEGRRRIGCDASGVPLAGKVDERRRFHIRFQATEEDIDELGHVNNAVWVTWIQDVSVAHWLTAARPRDADTYVAMVLRHEVDYRGNIRAGEETFAITWVEGKPRGARYARCVEFKDSNGQTLVAALSQWVLIEKATGKLVRVPAEVAAPFLYETRRKEENE from the coding sequence ATGAGCCTTCCTGGCGAAGGACGCCGCAGGATCGGCTGCGATGCTTCAGGCGTGCCCTTGGCTGGAAAAGTGGACGAACGTCGGCGCTTCCATATCCGTTTCCAGGCAACCGAAGAAGACATCGATGAACTCGGCCATGTCAACAATGCGGTCTGGGTGACCTGGATTCAGGATGTGTCGGTGGCGCACTGGCTGACAGCCGCGCGTCCGAGGGATGCCGACACCTATGTTGCTATGGTGCTCAGGCACGAGGTCGATTACCGCGGCAATATCCGGGCGGGCGAAGAGACCTTTGCCATAACCTGGGTCGAAGGGAAGCCGCGCGGAGCGAGATACGCCCGGTGCGTCGAGTTCAAAGACAGTAACGGTCAGACGCTCGTCGCGGCCCTGTCGCAATGGGTGCTCATCGAGAAAGCTACCGGCAAGCTGGTTCGCGTGCCCGCCGAAGTCGCTGCGCCGTTTCTCTATGAAACCCGACGCAAGGAAGAGAATGAATGA
- a CDS encoding 3-hydroxyacyl-CoA dehydrogenase, producing MSDILKVTVLGTGVLGSQIAFQAAYSGFDVTAYEISDEALDQARHRFETLVETYVKEVTGAADGKAAEASRRITLTADLGAAVANADLVIEAVPEVLEIKQALYEKLAGLAPDRTIFATNSSTLLPSDLKAFTGRPDRFLALHFANSIWKFNTAEVMGTDDTDPAVFDTLIAFSSAIGMVPIPVRKEKAGYVLNSLLVPFLNAATDLAAGGYAEPEDVDKVWRIATGAPMGPFQIYDIIGLNTPYNILSHGDEHAQSLAAWLKENYIDKGKLGIASGEGFYSYKPAD from the coding sequence ATGAGCGACATCCTGAAAGTGACGGTGCTAGGCACCGGTGTCCTCGGCAGCCAGATCGCCTTCCAGGCCGCCTATAGTGGCTTTGACGTTACCGCTTATGAGATCAGCGACGAAGCACTCGACCAGGCGAGGCATCGGTTCGAAACGCTTGTAGAAACCTACGTGAAAGAGGTGACGGGTGCGGCTGACGGCAAGGCAGCCGAAGCTTCGAGACGCATCACGCTCACCGCCGATCTTGGGGCTGCGGTTGCGAATGCCGATCTGGTCATCGAAGCGGTTCCGGAAGTGCTCGAGATCAAGCAGGCGCTCTACGAGAAACTGGCGGGGCTCGCGCCTGACAGAACGATCTTCGCCACCAATAGCTCGACTTTGCTGCCGAGCGACCTCAAAGCCTTCACCGGCCGCCCGGACCGTTTCCTGGCGCTGCACTTCGCCAACAGCATCTGGAAGTTCAACACTGCCGAGGTGATGGGTACGGACGACACCGATCCGGCCGTGTTCGATACCCTGATCGCCTTCTCCTCCGCGATCGGCATGGTGCCGATCCCGGTGCGCAAGGAAAAAGCGGGCTACGTCCTCAACTCCCTGCTGGTGCCGTTCCTGAACGCGGCCACCGATCTGGCTGCCGGCGGCTATGCCGAGCCGGAAGATGTCGACAAGGTCTGGCGGATCGCCACCGGCGCGCCGATGGGGCCGTTCCAGATCTACGACATCATCGGATTGAACACCCCCTACAACATCCTGTCGCACGGTGATGAGCACGCACAGTCGCTCGCCGCGTGGCTGAAGGAAAACTACATCGACAAGGGCAAGCTCGGCATCGCGTCGGGCGAAGGCTTCTACAGCTACAAGCCCGCCGACTGA
- a CDS encoding oleate hydratase, whose protein sequence is MHYSSGNYEAFVRPRKPEGADKKTAWFVGSGLAGLAGAAFLIRDGGVSGDRITILEELEIPGGALDGLDVPEKGFVIRGGREMEEHFECLWDLYRSIPSLEIEDASVLDEFYRLNKDDPNFSLQRTTQNQGQDVPDKALLTLNDKAQKDLLSVFLATREEMENKRINEVFGEDFLKSNFWLYWRTMFAFEEWHSALEMKLYLHRFIHHIGSLADFSSLKFNRYNQYESMVLPLVKWLTDHGVKFRYGVEVTDVDFDIQPGSKQATRIHWKERGVEGGVDLGPDDLVFITIGSLTENSDNGDHRTPAKLNEGPAPAWDLWRRIAAKDPAFGRPDVFGAHIPETKWASASITALDARIPAYVEKITKRNPFTGKIVSAGIVTVKDSAWLLSWTVHRQPHFKKQPKDQMIAWFYALFVDCPGDFVKKPMQECTGEEITQEWLYHLGVPVEDIPELAASGASTVPTMMPYITAFFMPRQAGDRPDVVPEGAVNFAFIGQFAESKQRDCIFTTEYSVRTPMEAVYTLMNVERGVPEVFNSTYDIRTLLAAIGPLRDGKGIDLPGPAFLRKLLMKKLEGTEIARLLEEFHLIEE, encoded by the coding sequence ATGCATTATAGCAGTGGAAACTATGAAGCCTTTGTCCGTCCACGCAAGCCGGAAGGCGCCGACAAAAAGACGGCGTGGTTCGTCGGCTCGGGCCTCGCGGGGCTCGCCGGCGCCGCCTTCCTGATCCGCGACGGCGGCGTTTCGGGCGACCGCATCACCATATTGGAAGAGCTGGAAATCCCCGGCGGCGCGCTCGATGGTCTGGACGTGCCCGAAAAGGGCTTCGTCATTCGCGGCGGCCGCGAGATGGAGGAGCATTTCGAGTGCCTGTGGGACCTCTATCGCTCGATCCCCTCGCTGGAGATCGAGGATGCCAGCGTGCTCGACGAGTTCTACCGGCTCAACAAGGACGATCCCAACTTTTCGCTGCAGCGAACGACGCAGAACCAGGGTCAGGACGTGCCCGACAAAGCGCTGCTGACGTTGAACGACAAGGCCCAGAAGGATCTCCTCTCGGTCTTCCTTGCGACGCGGGAGGAGATGGAGAACAAGCGCATCAACGAGGTCTTCGGCGAGGACTTCCTCAAGAGCAATTTCTGGCTCTACTGGCGCACCATGTTCGCCTTCGAGGAATGGCATTCCGCGCTGGAGATGAAGCTCTACCTGCACCGCTTCATCCATCACATCGGCAGTCTCGCCGACTTTTCCTCGCTCAAGTTCAATCGCTACAACCAGTATGAATCGATGGTCCTGCCGCTGGTGAAGTGGCTGACCGATCACGGGGTTAAATTCCGCTACGGCGTCGAGGTCACCGATGTCGATTTCGACATCCAGCCCGGCTCCAAGCAGGCGACGCGCATCCACTGGAAGGAGCGCGGCGTCGAAGGCGGCGTCGATCTCGGCCCCGACGATCTCGTCTTCATCACCATCGGCTCGCTGACCGAGAATTCCGACAATGGCGACCACAGGACACCGGCGAAGCTCAACGAAGGACCGGCGCCGGCCTGGGACCTGTGGCGGCGGATCGCGGCGAAGGATCCGGCCTTCGGCCGCCCGGACGTATTCGGCGCCCATATCCCGGAGACGAAATGGGCCTCCGCGTCGATCACTGCCCTCGACGCCCGCATTCCGGCCTATGTCGAGAAGATCACGAAGCGGAACCCCTTTACCGGCAAGATCGTCTCCGCCGGTATCGTCACGGTGAAGGACTCGGCGTGGCTGCTGAGCTGGACGGTTCATCGCCAGCCGCATTTCAAGAAGCAGCCCAAAGATCAGATGATCGCCTGGTTCTACGCGCTCTTTGTCGATTGCCCCGGCGACTTCGTGAAGAAGCCGATGCAGGAATGCACCGGTGAGGAGATCACCCAGGAATGGCTCTATCACCTCGGCGTGCCGGTCGAGGACATTCCCGAACTCGCGGCATCCGGCGCCAGCACCGTTCCCACGATGATGCCCTATATTACCGCCTTCTTCATGCCGCGCCAGGCGGGTGACCGGCCGGACGTGGTGCCGGAGGGCGCGGTCAACTTCGCCTTCATCGGCCAGTTCGCGGAGTCGAAGCAGCGGGACTGCATCTTCACCACGGAATATTCGGTGAGAACCCCGATGGAGGCCGTCTACACGCTGATGAATGTCGAGCGCGGCGTGCCCGAGGTCTTCAACTCGACCTATGATATCCGTACACTTCTTGCTGCGATCGGACCGCTGCGGGACGGCAAGGGCATCGATCTTCCCGGCCCGGCCTTCCTGCGCAAGCTGCTGATGAAGAAGCTCGAAGGCACCGAGATCGCCAGGCTGCTCGAAGAGTTCCATCTGATCGAGGAATGA